From a region of the Fibrobacter sp. genome:
- a CDS encoding MBL fold metallo-hydrolase, whose translation MRTESSRNGWIFIWVALCAAGWLCLFLLVSNLWGCSYQDSLTNEERFGKVNFMDVGQGLAVLIEFDGHYGMYDMGPDSVGVVDSLESRGVDTLDWVVVSHGHRDHGGGFMELASSRGNPQEDSPQGVSSQALGLRVFVRNLYVGPDTARSFVGDSVLRLASRYGIPVDTLYRGDVIRLGTSDGIDLKVLWPPEYVAVGENGASIVMQGSLRADPSGNRFLLTGDLDSAGERRLMELSPDVSAALLQVPHHGSAGSSSLRFLSQVAPGFAVISVGAGNSYGHPREEVLQKLRYVTGDSTAVFRTDRDGTVSFSLVPGVGILR comes from the coding sequence ATGAGGACAGAATCAAGCAGAAATGGTTGGATATTCATCTGGGTTGCCCTATGCGCCGCAGGCTGGCTTTGCCTGTTTCTGTTGGTTTCGAATCTTTGGGGGTGTTCATACCAGGATTCGCTGACCAACGAGGAACGTTTTGGCAAAGTGAATTTTATGGACGTGGGGCAGGGCCTTGCGGTCCTGATTGAGTTTGACGGTCATTATGGAATGTATGACATGGGGCCTGATTCTGTCGGGGTGGTGGATTCCCTGGAGTCAAGGGGCGTCGATACGTTGGACTGGGTTGTGGTGAGTCACGGCCATAGGGATCATGGCGGTGGCTTCATGGAATTGGCGTCCTCGCGAGGGAATCCGCAAGAAGATTCGCCGCAAGGAGTTTCGTCGCAAGCTTTGGGACTGAGAGTCTTCGTGAGGAATCTTTACGTGGGGCCGGATACAGCCCGGAGCTTCGTGGGCGATAGCGTCTTGCGTCTAGCAAGTCGCTATGGAATCCCGGTGGATACGTTGTACCGCGGGGACGTGATTCGTTTGGGAACGTCCGACGGCATTGACTTGAAGGTACTGTGGCCTCCGGAGTATGTTGCCGTAGGTGAAAATGGCGCAAGTATTGTGATGCAGGGTTCCCTGAGGGCGGATCCTTCAGGGAACCGCTTTCTCTTGACTGGCGATCTGGACTCCGCCGGCGAACGCCGCCTGATGGAACTGTCGCCCGACGTAAGTGCCGCGCTCCTGCAGGTGCCTCACCACGGATCCGCAGGAAGCAGTTCCCTCCGGTTTTTGTCGCAGGTGGCGCCCGGCTTTGCTGTCATAAGCGTAGGAGCGGGCAACAGCTACGGTCACCCTCGGGAAGAGGTGCTTCAGAAGCTTCGTTATGTAACCGGTGATTCTACGGCCGTATTCCGGACAGATCGGGACGGAACAGTTTCCTTCTCGCTGGTGCCTGGGGTTGGCATCCTGCGGTAG
- a CDS encoding thioesterase produces MFLEKLFGSKKIVDSSQPKAETKAPTGYGPDESTLSISPEMMASAARTDSAHQKDSEDEITELKFTVRFSDCDEHNRLKLSRLFQFTEEAALSDAERKGYGLWNMMRAGFGCAVTRMKLRLNHTPVLGEELRVSTWAKENYKDKVIYKDYMVRDSRGNILVEGTSSWLLVDMKTGKAVPPSTSPYPVPIEEGKEALPEKLDILSMGLFPKVIDHVQARNTDMDINHHVNHCRYVDWVLDALSRDEIKNRGIRSIQMNYIQQVPLGEKVDIVRFKDSKHHAVLFGMNAEDMKGNPLKARCHFQARVGFKA; encoded by the coding sequence ATGTTCTTGGAAAAGCTGTTTGGATCTAAGAAGATTGTGGACTCAAGTCAACCCAAGGCCGAGACAAAGGCCCCAACCGGCTATGGTCCCGACGAATCAACACTATCCATCAGCCCCGAAATGATGGCCAGCGCAGCCCGTACCGATTCCGCCCATCAGAAGGACAGCGAAGACGAAATTACCGAATTGAAATTCACGGTACGTTTCTCCGACTGCGACGAACACAATCGACTCAAGCTCTCTCGCCTATTCCAGTTTACCGAAGAAGCCGCCCTATCCGACGCCGAACGCAAGGGTTACGGACTTTGGAACATGATGCGCGCCGGCTTTGGCTGCGCCGTGACCCGCATGAAACTTCGCCTAAACCATACTCCTGTCCTTGGCGAAGAACTGCGGGTCAGCACATGGGCCAAGGAGAATTATAAGGACAAAGTAATATACAAGGACTACATGGTTCGCGACAGCCGCGGGAACATCCTGGTAGAAGGAACATCCAGCTGGCTGCTTGTGGACATGAAGACAGGAAAGGCTGTTCCACCTTCTACAAGCCCCTACCCTGTTCCCATCGAGGAAGGCAAGGAAGCCCTCCCCGAAAAACTCGATATTTTGTCAATGGGCTTGTTCCCCAAGGTCATCGACCACGTGCAGGCCCGCAATACCGACATGGACATCAATCATCACGTGAACCATTGCCGTTATGTAGACTGGGTACTGGACGCACTGAGCCGCGATGAGATCAAGAACCGCGGCATCCGCTCCATACAAATGAATTATATCCAGCAGGTTCCACTTGGCGAAAAAGTGGACATCGTCCGTTTCAAGGATTCCAAGCATCACGCCGTACTCTTTGGCATGAACGCAGAAGACATGAAGGGCAACCCGCTAAAGGCCCGCTGCCACTTCCAGGCTCGCGTAGGTTTCAAGGCGTAA
- the aroA gene encoding 3-phosphoshikimate 1-carboxyvinyltransferase — MAEPFSRPSFIQLPALSSYNGEVRVPGSKSITNRVFLISALAEGTTKLHNLLRSDDTLYMGEALKALDIGIEMSEDFTEATIVGNGGAINAPENVDGDCLAELYLGNAGTAMRSLCAALTLGEGEFHLSGEQRMKERPIRDLVEALQSLGADVGYMETEGYPPVCIKAHGLNGGTVSVRGNISSQYLTALLICAPYAKEPLHIHVEGQLISAPYILLTLDVMRHFGIEVRHDGLTDFYVPKGVYKSPGDYMVEGDASSASYPLAAAAIAKGKVRVLGVGSESRQGDVAFVKVLEKMGAKITMGPDWVECEGADLHAVDLNLNDIPDAAMTVAVLALFADGTSHISGIASWRVKETDRIAAIVAELRKMGAQVSSDMDSITVTPPEKLNENVAIETYNDHRMAMCFSLAALGGVPVKIMDPACVGKTYPKYFEDFLRIAK; from the coding sequence ATGGCAGAACCTTTTTCTAGACCCAGTTTTATCCAGTTGCCGGCCCTGAGCTCCTACAATGGCGAAGTCCGTGTACCTGGTTCCAAGAGTATTACCAATCGTGTCTTCCTGATTTCCGCTTTGGCAGAAGGCACTACCAAGTTGCACAACCTGCTCCGTAGTGACGACACTCTCTATATGGGTGAGGCCCTTAAGGCCTTGGATATCGGCATCGAGATGTCTGAAGACTTTACCGAGGCAACCATTGTGGGTAATGGTGGTGCAATTAACGCTCCCGAAAACGTAGATGGGGACTGCCTTGCAGAACTTTACCTGGGCAATGCGGGAACTGCCATGCGATCACTCTGTGCCGCACTCACCCTTGGTGAAGGCGAATTCCACTTGAGTGGCGAGCAGAGAATGAAGGAACGCCCCATCCGTGACTTGGTGGAGGCTTTGCAGTCTCTTGGCGCCGACGTGGGCTACATGGAAACGGAAGGCTATCCTCCGGTTTGTATCAAGGCCCATGGTCTCAATGGCGGTACCGTCAGTGTCCGCGGCAATATTTCTAGCCAGTATTTGACCGCGCTCCTGATTTGCGCACCTTATGCAAAGGAACCCCTCCACATTCATGTGGAAGGTCAGTTGATTTCTGCTCCGTACATTTTGCTGACCCTGGATGTCATGAGACATTTCGGCATTGAAGTTCGTCATGACGGTTTGACTGATTTTTATGTGCCTAAGGGTGTGTACAAGAGCCCCGGTGATTACATGGTGGAAGGTGATGCAAGCTCCGCCAGCTATCCGCTGGCCGCAGCCGCAATTGCAAAGGGCAAGGTCCGTGTCCTTGGTGTCGGATCTGAATCCCGTCAGGGAGATGTTGCCTTCGTCAAGGTTCTCGAAAAGATGGGCGCTAAGATTACCATGGGCCCGGACTGGGTGGAATGCGAAGGTGCAGACCTTCACGCCGTTGACTTGAATTTGAATGACATTCCTGACGCAGCCATGACCGTCGCTGTTCTTGCTCTATTTGCCGACGGTACGAGCCATATTAGCGGCATTGCCAGCTGGCGTGTTAAGGAAACAGACCGAATTGCTGCAATCGTTGCTGAACTGCGTAAGATGGGTGCCCAGGTTTCCTCTGACATGGATAGTATTACCGTGACCCCGCCAGAAAAGCTGAACGAGAACGTTGCTATCGAAACGTACAACGACCATCGTATGGCTATGTGTTTTAGCCTTGCCGCATTGGGTGGTGTTCCGGTCAAGATTATGGATCCGGCTTGCGTAGGCAAGACCTATCCCAAGTACTTTGAAGATTTTTTGAGAATCGCTAAGTAG
- a CDS encoding extracellular solute-binding protein: MLNLKSFAVALVVAFIAFAEVGAKPAPVIRSAPLTRDTLVLWAMDEGINSGSTLRKITRRFAHRSGYPVKVRFLDWGTAFEQLTRTLATDAATAEASGLEFPDVIQLGSSWVPHFASHDLISSVPESLLVSLDTTRFYAEAMKVSHLGSDAATYSLPWFLDVRGLLVNKRLWKELELTEDDVATYPKFYGTLRAISKKKLKNKVGASVAPFGYGVKNDWTGHQQMSPIIWSFGGDLVAKEGDSYRSALADSNTLNGLRHYFKFLNDLDISPYGFQENSTQNADRFVRSEQLVIYGTAEFIRKLDFSGDQGGLKESLLAEDSLAFISFPEGPNGRFTFVGGSHLALPKRGSLQKQKAAEALFVYLLRADNMDFFSRQIGFLPADQSMISLWAKDSRYNHLIENLEKNGRSFPNIPEWSEVEYAIITMMNVVAKSIESRTADANEIIVDAVLKAHQRINTVLKYEEKTSPVEVRNRIERVLITPVEESAYVQNDPDSDNGISMSFVMVVGLVLVCLALFIFVGYAVIHRKR; the protein is encoded by the coding sequence TTGTTGAATCTTAAAAGTTTTGCAGTTGCACTGGTTGTTGCTTTTATTGCCTTTGCCGAGGTTGGGGCAAAACCCGCTCCCGTAATTCGCTCCGCCCCGTTGACTAGGGATACCCTGGTCCTGTGGGCTATGGACGAAGGCATCAATTCGGGTAGTACTCTTCGTAAGATTACTCGGCGCTTCGCTCATCGATCCGGCTATCCGGTAAAGGTTCGCTTTCTGGACTGGGGAACTGCATTTGAGCAGTTGACTCGAACCCTTGCGACAGATGCTGCTACTGCAGAGGCTTCCGGCCTGGAATTTCCAGACGTTATCCAATTGGGCTCCAGCTGGGTTCCGCATTTCGCAAGCCATGACTTGATATCCTCTGTACCGGAGTCCCTGTTGGTCTCCTTGGATACTACACGCTTCTACGCAGAGGCCATGAAGGTTTCTCACCTGGGTTCCGATGCGGCGACTTATTCTCTTCCGTGGTTCCTTGACGTTCGAGGCTTGCTTGTAAACAAGCGCCTTTGGAAGGAACTGGAACTGACTGAGGATGACGTTGCGACCTATCCTAAGTTCTATGGAACCTTGCGTGCAATTTCCAAGAAGAAGTTGAAGAACAAGGTGGGTGCATCCGTAGCTCCCTTTGGCTATGGCGTCAAGAATGATTGGACCGGTCACCAGCAGATGTCTCCCATTATCTGGAGCTTTGGCGGAGACCTTGTTGCCAAGGAAGGGGACTCCTACCGCAGTGCCTTGGCTGATTCCAATACCCTGAATGGATTGCGTCATTATTTTAAGTTTTTGAATGACCTGGATATCTCCCCCTATGGATTCCAGGAAAATTCGACTCAGAATGCGGATCGCTTTGTTCGGTCTGAACAGTTGGTAATTTACGGTACTGCCGAATTCATTCGCAAGCTTGATTTCTCTGGTGATCAAGGCGGCCTCAAGGAATCTCTTCTGGCTGAAGATAGCCTTGCCTTTATCTCCTTCCCCGAAGGCCCCAATGGCCGTTTTACCTTTGTTGGTGGAAGCCACCTGGCTCTTCCTAAGAGAGGTTCTCTTCAGAAACAGAAGGCTGCCGAGGCACTTTTTGTCTACCTGCTTCGCGCCGACAACATGGACTTCTTCTCCCGTCAGATCGGTTTCTTGCCTGCAGACCAGTCTATGATCAGCTTGTGGGCTAAGGATTCTCGCTACAATCATCTCATTGAAAACCTGGAAAAGAATGGCCGGAGCTTCCCCAACATTCCGGAATGGAGTGAAGTGGAATATGCGATCATCACCATGATGAATGTTGTTGCGAAAAGCATTGAAAGCCGCACTGCGGATGCAAATGAAATTATTGTAGATGCTGTACTGAAGGCTCATCAACGTATTAATACGGTTCTCAAGTACGAAGAAAAAACAAGTCCGGTAGAAGTCCGTAATCGTATTGAGCGCGTTCTGATTACGCCGGTGGAAGAATCGGCCTATGTCCAGAATGATCCTGATTCGGATAATGGAATATCCATGTCCTTTGTCATGGTTGTTGGATTGGTGCTGGTGTGCCTTGCTCTGTTTATTTTTGTAGGCT